The Paenibacillus beijingensis nucleotide sequence CATTATCGACGATACGATCAAATTCGATTACTCGCCCGACTCGTTTATGCAGGCTCTCCGCGACCGGGTCGATTACGGCGCCCTCCGGCATCTGCTTGTAACGCATACGCATACCGATCACTACAACGCCTTTGATCTGGACTCCAGAAAAATAGGGATTGCCCACGGCATTGATCACCCGCTTCATATTTACGGCAATGACGCCGTCATGCAGCGCACCCGCGCTGCCGTAGGCAGTCATGAAGGGGAGCGGTTCGCGTTTCATCTGATGCGTCCGTTCATTACGGCCGCACTCGGGGAGGACGAAATCCGGGTAACGCCGCTGCCGGCTGACCATGACCGGCTCGAAACGTGCCTGCTCTACGTGGTGGAGAAAGAAGGCAAAAGCCTTCTCTACGGTCACGATACCGGCTGGCTGCCGGATGACACATGGGCATGGCTGAAGGGAAAGAGGCTTGACGGCGCGATTCTCGACTGCACGGTAGGATTTACGGGCAATAAACGGGAACGGAATCATATGAGCATCGAGACCATTATGGAGGTGCAGCGGGTATTCCGCGAGGAGAATATTCTAAGTGATCAGGGTCGGATCGTTGTCACTCATATCAGTCATAATTCCAAGCTGCTGCACGAAGATCTGACGACGATTTTTGAGCCGGCCGGTATTACGGTCGCTTACGACGGGATGGTGCTTTATCTCTGACCATGATGATATCCCGGTTCCGGAAATCCCCTCAAGTCCGCACCCAATAGGACACAAGAGGACCTCCAGTTTCGCTGGCAAAGCGGTATCGTCACTGAGAGGTCTTTTCTCAATGTCCATTCTAAGGGGTGCACTCATCGCTGACAAAGCGGAGTCGGAGGTCCTTCCTCGCTAAACCTGCGAATGCGCAGGTATTATCGATCGAAATCGCATGTCTGGACGGAAAACCTGCAATGGTGCAGGAATTTCCCAGCTTTTATCGCCTGAACGGGACATGGGGTCGACAAAAAAAGCATATTCGCAGGAATTTTTACGTAGTCGAAAAATAAACAGAAAATAGATGTACGAACGCATCTTTTTCAAAACTCCCCCTTCGTACAGAGCGATGAGATAAACCTTTATTGAGGTCTTTCGAAGAGGGTGCGACCGCGTTTAAAGGTAGGTTTATTCGCCAATAGGAAAGTTCATTTCGACTTCATGCTTTATCGAAATTAAACTTTCCTATGTGGTAAAAACGAACGAACCGGCCAAGGATAGCCCCTTGATCGGTTCGTTTACGCTCGCTTAAGTATTCCCCCCGGAGGACCAAAACTTATCGACAATCTGCTGCCCTTCGGTTTGCATCGAGGCAAGAGCTTCATCCAGCGTCTTGTTTCCTGCGACCAGCTCCTTCTGCTCGCGGGTAATCATCTCATCCAATGCGGTATGGACGGAACGGGGGATGGATTCCCGAATCAGCGGCGTCTTCACCGGCATCAGCTGAAACAGCTTCTTCATCTGCGGATCGGTATTCATCGTTAGATAGGACATCCTGGCGGATATTCCGTCTGTACCCGAAAGCAGCTTGGCCATATAATCGCCTGTCATGAACTTGACGACTTCCCAAGCGTCGGCCTTATTCTCGGCAGCTGCCGGGATGGCCAATATGTCCACAACGACGAAGCCGGCTATCCGACCGGGATCGGCGGAATTGACCGGTGCAAATACTCCCCCCGTCTCAAACGAATCTTTCTTGCACTGTTTGATGCCATCGATCGTCATTGCCGCTTTTCCTTTGCCGAACAAGTCCGCCTCCTTCATCGCATCCTCGTCAAAATAGGCCTCATTCCCTTCAATCCTTTCCTTCATCTCCTTCACTCCGAAGGCTCCCTGCCTATACCCTTCCAGGACGGATGAATAGATGGATTTCCAGGCCGGGGTATTCAACGTAACGGTGCGGCTGTCGCTTCCGAGCTGCTGAATCCCTTCAGTCCATGCCACTCTGGCAACGTAGCTGCCCAAGCCGTTTGCGCCCATCGAGTGGAAACCGACAATGCCTTCCTCGACCGCGCCGGCAGACACAAAGCGCGAGGCCAGACGGATGATATCGCTCCAGGCCATACCGTCTGCGGGCTCTTCCACCCCGTATTTGCGGAACAAATCCTTGTTGTAGCACAAGACTCTCGAATACAGCTGCGGAGCTAGTCCGTAGAGCCGGTTGTCGGGATTATCTTTCAACTCCTCGATCGCGCCTTGCTGAAAGTCGCTTTCCCGTATTCCGTCCTTGCGCATATCGTCCGTCAAATCCGTCAAATAACCTTCGGAGGCTAAATAACGGTAATCATCGCCGTACGTATAGATGAGGTCCGGATGCTTTTCGTCCATCAACTTTGCAAGAAATTTTCTGTAATCCGTAATGTTGTAGTCCGCGGTACTGTATTCCGTCGGAATAATTTCCACCTGAAGATCCGGAAAAGCCGCTTCCAAGTAATCGCGAAGGCTGTGATTGTAACTGGCCTCATTGTAAATGGCAATCCGCAGAGGCTCCTTGACTTCGGCAGGCTGTCCGCCTCCGCTGCATCCGGCCGCCAGCACAAGCATGGCGAGGCAGATGACCGCAAGCCGTGCGATCTTCGGGCCGCTCCTGAAACGGAATCGCAGCATCCACGCCTTAACCTTTTTTCTATTCGAATTTGTCGACATTTTACACTCACCCCCCGCCGGACTCCTTCTGCGCTGCGCTGTTCAATGCTTTCTGCACACTGTCCTGCACCTGCTCAAGCGCCTTCTCCACCGGCAGCTTCCCTGCTGCGACCTCCGCCATCAGCCTTGTACCATCGTTGTAAAAGCTGCTTCTGCCGCTCATGGACACCGGATCCGTACTCCATTTCTTCGCATAAAAATCAGGATCGGCTTTCAGCTTATAGAACGCTTCTTTCTGCTCAGGCTCCAGCCATTTCAGTTCCGACTCCCTTGCCAGCACATTTGAATACATGTTGTTAATGCGGCGCGCCAATTCTTTTCCTGCTACAAATTTGACGAATTCCCATGCCGCCTTGGAATTGGCCGATTCGGCGTTCACCGCATAAACGGTATCCAAGCGAAAACTTGCCGACACGTCCCCTCTGGCCTTGCCGACCGGCTCGGTAACGGAGATCCAGTTCAGTTTTTTCCCCGATTGCTCCTGCGAAAGCATATAAGCGTAAAAAGAACTCCCGATCCGCATTGCAGCTTTTCCGTTCTGGAACGGGTCCGTTTCCGCGGCCTGCTTGATCGTATAGTTTTTCCCCTTAAGCGGATTGGGAGCATTGTAAATCCAGCCCTGCTGCACGCCGTCGGCAACTTTGGCCCACAGCCCCGCCCATGCCGGCGTATCCGCCGTCGCCTGCAGCTTGTCCGAATTGAAAGGCTGCAGCCCTTCCGTCGTTCCCGCCATTTGCACGAGGCTGAACGGATTGTCCAAATCCGGACCGATCAGCCCGGCGGTGCCCGTCCCTGCAAAACGCTGCGCCAGCGCCAGCACCTCGTCCCAGGTCATGCCGTCCTCAGGCAGCGCAATGCCGTTCCGCTCAAATAAATCTTTGTTCACAAAAATCGCAGCCGTGTCAAACGAATTCGCAAGTCCGTACAGTTGACCGCCGCCGCCGAGTTCCCGCAGCGTATCCGTCACCGGCTTAAACATGCCGTCCAGATCGAATTTGTCGTTATTGATCCATGCGTCGAGCGCCTGCAGCCGCCCTTGCTGCGCCAGCTTGCCGAATGTACCGGAATCGGTCACGATGACATCGGGTTTTTGCCCGGCAATCCACTTCTCCAGCTCGTCCTCGCTGCTCACGCTTCCATCGCGGGGAGGCTGCACAACGGTAAAGTGCACGCCGGGATGGCGGATCACGAACGGATTGCCGATAAAGCTCATAAAACTTACAGTATCCTGATTCTGCGAATACACCTTTAGCTCGATATCGCCCTCTGCGGCCAGCGGATCGCTGCGCAGCGCGGACGGGGCATCCGCAGCGTATGCGGGGACATTTTCGGACGACTTCCAGTTGTCCCTCAGCATAATCCCGCCCAGCAGCAGGGCGCATACGATGACAAACGCTGCGGCAGGACGCATATATGTTCTTCGATGTCCGCCTCCCATTCTGACCCTCTCCCTCACCTTCTGTTCAAGCTCTGAGGTGAACCCGCTCTTGATAAACGGACGGCCGGACAATTTGCGTTCCCAGTCCTGATGAGCCTCGGGGCCGTTCCTGTTCCGATCTTTCATGTCCGCTCCTCCTCCCCTGTTTCGTTGCCCAGCTTGCGGCTGACGGCGGCGCGGGCCCGGTGCAGCCGCGACTTGACCGTCCCGGCCGAAATCCCGAGCAGCTCCGCAATCTCCTCCTGCTTGAGCCCATAATGGGCGTGAAGCAGCAGCACCTCGCGCAGCTTGTCCGACAGCGACATGACGACCGACCAGATCTCGCCGGTCATTTGCTGCGAGAGCGCCTCCCGTTCCGCCGACGGTCCCGCGTCCTTCTCCCGCCAATAGGCGACCAGCTTCACGCGGCGCAGCCAGGCGGACCGGAGCGCATCGCGCGCGGTGTTGCGGGTGATGGAGAGCAGCCACGTCTTGACGCTGGACTGTCCGCGGAACGTATACAACCGGTTATATACTTTCACGAACACGTCCTGGGAAATATCGTCCGCAAGCTCGCGGCGGCGGGTGAGAAAGAACGCATAGTTCCATACGTCCGTTCCATAAGCTGTCATCAGCTCATTGAGGACGGCTCCGCGGTCCAAACCGTCCGTCATGTCCTGCAAATAATCGAATTGCACTCCGTTCACCTCGGCAAGTAGACGATTGATATCTGAAAAGGTTCCCTTTTGCTTCTTACTTCTTTTTTCATTGGCGCGTTCGGCACATCCGGCCCATCCAGTGCATCCAGCGCATCCGGCCTCCTCTTTTACAGTTGCGGGGTCCGAACCTTCGCACAAGCAAAAGGGCCGTCCCAGGCGGTCGTCGACCATCGGGGACGGCCCTTTGCCGCACCGTTTCTTGTTCCTTATTCCTTTTAATCCTTATTCCCTGCGGTCTTTCGGCAGCAGAATGGCGAGCACGCCAACGAGCGGCAGGAAGCTGCACCAGGTCATCACCGAAGCCAGACCGTACCGGTCGGCAAGCGTGCCGAGCACGACCGCTCCGAGCGCGCCCATGCCGAAGGCGAAGCCGGTAATGAGTCCCGACGCCATGCCGACCTTGCCGGGCATCAGCTCCTGCGCGTACACGACGCTGACGGAGAAGCCGGACATCAGCACGAACCCGAGCACGGCCGCTGTCGGGTATACCCAGTAAAGCGGCAGGTGCGGGAGCAGCAGGGCGAACGGCGCCGAGCCGGCAACGGACCAGAACATCATGTTTTTGCGTCCGAACCGGTCGGCAAGCATGCCACCGAAGAACGTTCCCGCCACGCCGGCCACCATGAACAAATAGAGCGGCACCTGCGCCAGCTTCGTCGACAGCCCGTAGTGATCCATCATATAAAACTGGTGAAAGCTGCCGATGGCCGCTCCGTACCAGGATCGGACGAAGACGAGCAGAATGAGCAGCCCGAGCGCAAAAGCGACCGTATTGCGACCGCTCTGCAATTGTCCGGATGCCGCAGCCGCTCCGGCGGCCGGCTTCTTCTTGGCCGGCTTGCCGTTCTCCTTCAGCTGCTCGGAGTACCACGGTACGACCTTAAGCAGCACGACGATGGCGGCCGCAGCCAGCAGCGTGCCGAATACGGCTCCGTGCTGTCCGAGCGGTATGAAGATGAACATCGTCATTAGCGGACCGAGCGACTGGCCGAAGTTGCCTCCGACCTGGTAGATCGATTGTGCGAGTCCGCGGCGCGCCCCCGCCGCAAAGTATACGACGCGGGAGCCTTCGGGGTGAAAGACGGCGGAGCCGAGACCGACGAAGACGACCGATGCGATAACCGCGGGAAAATTCGGCGCGAAAGCAAGGCCGGCCATGCCGATCAGGCTGCACCCCATGCCGGCGGGCAGCATCCACGGAGCCGGCCGTTTGTCGGAAATAATCCCGATGGCCGGCTGCATCACCGAGGAGGTCATATTTAACGTAAATGCGATCCATCCGACCTGCGTAAAGTTAAGGTCGAGCGCTTTTTCCAAAACGGGAAACAATGCCGTCACGACCGACTGCATCGAGTCGTTGAGCATATGTACGGCGCTGATGGCGATCAGAATAAAGTAGACGGCCCCGGTACGGACCGCGCCGATCCGGGCCGATTGCAGCGATGACATGTGTAGCAAAACTTCCTTTCTCGTATGAATGCCGTAACAACGTTCAAAATTTGTAAATAATGCGCAAATAGACCGTTTTTGCCTGCCTGCTTCAACGTATCATGACGCTCTCGTCCGTCTGCGGATCAAGCTCCGAAAAACCGGACGCATACCGGCTTGCCGACGCCGAGGAAGCCGTCCGTTTGCCGTAGCCGGCCCGTTCCGGATCGCGCTGGAACACAATGACCGCATCGCTGCCCTGATTCGCCGCCAGCAGCCATCTGCCGTCCGGCGAAAGCGCGAAATGGCGCGGATTCTGTCCGCCGGAGGGAACGTGTTCCACCGGCGTCAGCTCGCCGGTTCCTTCAGCGATCGAGAAGACGGCAATGCTGTCGTGTCCGCGGTTGGACACATACAAAAACCGGCCGCAAGGCGACAGCGCAACTTCCGCGGAGAAGCTGACGCCCTCGAAGTCCTCCGGCAGCGAAGACACCGTCTGCACCGGCGTCAGCGTCCCGGATTCGCGGTCCACGTGCAGCACGGCCACGGACGAATCCAGTTCGCCGAGCACGTAAGCGTACGGCAGATCCCTATGAAACGCCGCGTGGCGCGGGCCCGAACCGGGCGCAAGCTTGAAGACGCGGTGCGCATGCAGGCTGAGGCCGTCTTCGGAAGGCTTGTAGATATGCAGCGAATCGGTTCCCAAATCCGCAATATAAACAAACGGCGCACCTTCGAATGCCCGAATGCTGTGCGGATGCGATTTTTCCTGCCGGTCCGGATTCGGCCCTGCATGCCCCTCGCACCCGATCACCTGCGAAGCGGGCAGCAGCCCGCCGTCCTCGTCAATCGGCAGCACCGCGGCGGTAGAGCCGCTGTAATTGCAAACATAAACGCTGTTCCCCGATGCGGAAACGCTCACAAAACAAGGATGCTCCCCGTGGGTCAGCTGGTCGCCGATCAGCTCCAGCTCTCCCGAACCTGGAGCAATGGACAACGCGTAGACCGAGCCTCCCGGCTCTCCGTGCGACTCCGCGGTTTCGCTGACCGCGTACAAGGTCCGTCCGTCAGGATGCACGGCCAGAAAGGAAGCTTCCTCAATGCCGGCAAGCCGCTGCTTAATGGAAATTGTCCCGCCGGTTTCATCAAAGCCGCACACATAAAGGTTCGGCTCCGCAGATCCCCCGTAACAACCGATATAAACGATACCCGAATAGAGTTTCTGTTCCGTTGCCACAAGATTTCCGCCTTTCTTGCGCCAAAGCTATTATTGGGGCTAGCATTTTGAAGTGACAATACCATACCTTGGCAAAACTGACAACTTCCGCGATGGGGCGGATTCTCCGATTTTAAACCGTTATTCTCAATTATCCGCCGCTGTCTGTGCGCGCTCGGATAAATATAGACGCCTGGAACGGGCGCACTTTTTTCGGCTGACAGAAGACGACAAACTTGTAGTTGGAGGTCGAAAAAAAAGGTAATATAGAGATAGAACATCGTCATAATCGAAGATTTGGTGCGAGGAGTTTGGTTGATGCGAAACATGTTTAAAGCGGCGCTGACATTTGTCGCGCTATTCATCCTTTGGGCCGGACTTCCGTCTCATTCGGCGGAAGCTTCGCTGTATGACCGGATTAAAGATATCTATAATACGCCCGACAAAGTGGACGAGCTGACCCGCCAGTATAACGATTCGATTCGTCAGATGGAGGAGCAGCAGAAGCAGATGGAAGAGCGCCAGCAGGAGATGCGTGCGGAGTTTGAAGCAAAGCAGCAGGCGCTGCAGCAGGAAAACGAGCAGTACCGCCAGCAAAATGCAAAGCTTGCGGAGCAGAACAGCGCCCTTGCACAGCAGAACGGAGCCCTCGCCGACCGGCTCGCCCAAATCGAAGAGAGACGCGCCGCCTTCGTGCGCAAAATCGTCACGTCCGTTCTCGTTGTAGCGGTCATGCTGCTCATTTACATCGCGGCGATCCGCATCTGGCGGTACCGCGTTTGGCGCCGGCAAATGCGCGAAAGCGGCAGGACGGCGGGCCTATGAACATTACCTCCCCTCCCCCGCAAGGGCATGTGCGGCTGACGCTGAGCAGCGAGGAAGCGGTCCATGTGCTGCACACGAAAGCGATCATCGCCTACCGGGGCGCGCCCGGAAACCGAGAAGACCGGTTTATGGACTTGGCCGGCGCCTACCGCAAGCGCAAATGGACGCGCGCCCGGCTTCAAGGGCCGTGCGAATTTTTGCTCGGCCTGCCGCAGGGCTGCACGCTGGAGACAGTCGATATCGAAGCGGGGAGCGACCTTTTGTTCGATTTCCGCCATGTTATTTTTTTCAGTGACGGGATGACAACGAAGAGCCGGGTGCAAAAACTGAGAACGGCCTGGATTACGAAGGAGCTTGTACGGATGCAGTTTGGCGGTCCCGGAACGCTCGGCATCCTATCGCTGGGTGGCATCGCCGCCGTCCAGCTCCATCCCGAGCGGCCGCTCTATGTCGATGCGGGATCGCTCGTCGCGTTCCCCCACCACGCGGCCGTGAGGCTGTCGGTGTACGGAAACCCGCTTGCCAGCCAGCAGATGAACGTGCAGTGGGAACTGACGGGCAGCGGCCCCGCGCTCGTCCAGACGGGGCTGCAGGACCCCGACTTGATGGAGCAGCTGCGCGGCGATGGCGTATTCAAGCGGCTGCTGCGCGAGCTGCTGCCGTTCGGCAGCGTGTATATCAAGTAAGACAGGAATAGACGGTCCGCAGCTCAAGCGGACCGTCTATTTAGTGCGGCTGCAGCCCGCTTTGGCACTCACCGCAGAAGTTCGGCGGACAGCAGCTCCAGCGAGCGCTGACGGCGCGCGTAGTCGGCAATGGCGGTGACGAGCATCAGCTCGTCCGCGCTGCATTCGTCCGCGAGCCCCTTCAGCTCCGCCGCCAGCCGTGCCGGCGCTCCCGCGTACGACCGCCTGGCGCTGCCGGGGACGGGCGCGGGGCCGATGACTGGCATAGACGCCGCCAGCTCCGCCGCTTCGGCTTCCGATGGGGCGCATACCGCCCCGACGGCAACGATCGCCGTAGGCTCCTTGAGCCGGGCGGACGGCTGGAACGACTCGCGGTAGCGCCGTACAATCTCTCTTCCGTCATGGTCGCTCATAAACTGGCCGAACGCATAGCCGATTCCAAGCTGCGCGGCCAGCTGCGCGCTCTTCGGGCTCGTGCCGAGCATCCACAGCTCCGGCGCATGCCGGGGGACCGGACGGGCGGTTACCGTCTCGCCTTCCACCTTGAACGATCCGTCCAGCAGCTCCGACAGCTCCCGCAGCGCATCCGGCAGCTTGAACACGCCCTCCAAATAGTTGGCGCTCAGCGCCATCGACACTTGGGCCGAGCCTCCCGGGGCGCGTCCGACCCCCAAATCGATTCTGCCGGGATACAATGTCGCCAACAGATGGAACGCTTCGGCGATTTTGTACGGCTTGTAATAAGGCAGCAGCACCGCGCCGGATCCGATCCGCAGCGAGCTCGTATGCACGCCCAGATAAGCGAGCAGCACTTCCGGGCATGACGATGCAAGCGACGGCATATCGTGGTGCTCCGAAACCCAGAAGCGGGTAAAGCCGCACCGTTCGGCCATTTGGGCCAGCTTAACCGATTGGCGGATCGCTTCGGCCGCATCCGCCCCTTCGAGCAGCGGCACCATATCGAGCAAACTTACACGCAACAATATCGCCTCCTTGTTTCCTGCGCGCACCCTTTCGTTCACGATAACCTATCGGCTTCATGAATGACAACTCATCTTCAGATCGCGACATTTTTTTGCCCGGGATATCTTTTCAATCTGAACTGAATATGATAATATTGTAAGCGCTAACAATCAGTTTCCTTGTTGGCTCCGCAGGATCGATTACGGTTTCGGTATCGGACTCCATTCCGGCTCGCCGCCTGGAATTGAACCGGACCTGCGGACGGTCGCCGTTTGAATTTTTTTTACGGAGGGGGAAGCCAGAGTGACGAGTATGACGTTGAAGGACCGCAATGTATATGAGGACTTTGATGTGGAGACGGACATTCTGTTTTTCAAGGTGGGCTCGCTCGGTCTCGTCATTTTTCACGGCAGCAATTATAATATTAAAAAGAGAATGTCTGCCGAAGAAATCAATCGCCTGATCGGGAGCGGCACGTTCCAGCCGGCCGGGTCGGACTGCTACGTGAACATCGGCAAGATCAGCGCGATCGAAGAAGGAACCGTTTATTTCGGCGGCCGCGGACCGGATCACAAGCGGCTCCCGGTATCGCGGTGGAGAGTTCATTCGCTGCGGACGCGGCTGACGACGCACGGCGGCAAGCAGGCGCAATAGAAGACTCGAGTCGAAGCATAAGACGTCCGGCGAATCAGGCGAAAGCCCGGTTTGCCGGACGTCTTTGCATGATGCGATTTTGCAATTTTACGTTTTCCCCGGATTGTTTGCATCTTTGCGCTCAGCAGGCGGCAGGCGAACCTTGCCTCGCCCGCATTGGCCGCATCACCGTGCCGGCTCTTACCAATAACGGCCCCGTTGCTCTATACTGATCAAGAAGCCCCCATTAACATGCGAACGCTTCTTAACCAAACGATAGAAAGGACGGCCAGTACTAGAATGCCTGTCATCGAAACATCCATGATCATCCAGGCGCCGCCCCGTCTTTGCTTCGATCTGGCGCGCAGCATCGACGTTCATATGCAATCGGCATCGCAAACAAGGGAGAAGGCAATCGCCGGCCGCACCGCCGGATTGATCGAGCTAGGCGAAACCGTCACCTGGGAAGCGGTCCATTTCGGGGTGAAGCAGCGGTTAACGGTTAAAATTACGGCTATGGAGCCCCCGTGGCGTTTTACGGACGAGATGATCCGGGGCGCATTCCGGAGGTTTACGCACACGCATGAATTTATCCCGCAGGCGGATGGAACGCTGATGATCGACCGCTTCGACTACGACTCGCCTCTCGGGCTGCTCGGAAGGCTGGCCGACATCCTGTTTCTTACGCGGTACATGGAGCAATTTCTTGTCAAACGCAACACCGTCATAAAAGAAATCGCCGAAAAATCAGCCTCCAAGTACCTTTCGACGTAAATTTTTGTTACACTATTGGTATTCTATTAGGAGGTAATATAAGATGGACCGCTCTTCTACATACACCGATGTAAAAAATAATTTGACGACACTCAACCAGAAACTGCGGGAGCAGCTGACCAAAGACCATTACTTCCGCGCCGCAGCGGCGCTCGGCATGATCGATGCGAACGGCTCCATCGTGTTTGACCGCGAAGACGCCGCGGCTGCGCTTACCGAGCTGGCCGTGCACGAGCCGGTATCGGCAGACGAAGCATTCCGCAGCGAAGCTTCTTCCACATTGAAGCTGACCCCGTCCGAGAAAAAGGCGCTGGACGCCTACAAGGATTCCTATACGTCGCTGTTCCGCATATCATCGCTGTCGGTCGGCCAAGGAACGGCCGTGCTGCAGGATCTTCTTCATCGGGATCAGCCGGAGATCACCGTTATGGATCTGCGGCTCAGCCGTTTTCTGACCGAGGGCCTGCTGTTGTTCACCCGGATCATCA carries:
- a CDS encoding MFS transporter; amino-acid sequence: MSSLQSARIGAVRTGAVYFILIAISAVHMLNDSMQSVVTALFPVLEKALDLNFTQVGWIAFTLNMTSSVMQPAIGIISDKRPAPWMLPAGMGCSLIGMAGLAFAPNFPAVIASVVFVGLGSAVFHPEGSRVVYFAAGARRGLAQSIYQVGGNFGQSLGPLMTMFIFIPLGQHGAVFGTLLAAAAIVVLLKVVPWYSEQLKENGKPAKKKPAAGAAAASGQLQSGRNTVAFALGLLILLVFVRSWYGAAIGSFHQFYMMDHYGLSTKLAQVPLYLFMVAGVAGTFFGGMLADRFGRKNMMFWSVAGSAPFALLLPHLPLYWVYPTAAVLGFVLMSGFSVSVVYAQELMPGKVGMASGLITGFAFGMGALGAVVLGTLADRYGLASVMTWCSFLPLVGVLAILLPKDRRE
- a CDS encoding ABC transporter substrate-binding protein, with product MGGGHRRTYMRPAAAFVIVCALLLGGIMLRDNWKSSENVPAYAADAPSALRSDPLAAEGDIELKVYSQNQDTVSFMSFIGNPFVIRHPGVHFTVVQPPRDGSVSSEDELEKWIAGQKPDVIVTDSGTFGKLAQQGRLQALDAWINNDKFDLDGMFKPVTDTLRELGGGGQLYGLANSFDTAAIFVNKDLFERNGIALPEDGMTWDEVLALAQRFAGTGTAGLIGPDLDNPFSLVQMAGTTEGLQPFNSDKLQATADTPAWAGLWAKVADGVQQGWIYNAPNPLKGKNYTIKQAAETDPFQNGKAAMRIGSSFYAYMLSQEQSGKKLNWISVTEPVGKARGDVSASFRLDTVYAVNAESANSKAAWEFVKFVAGKELARRINNMYSNVLARESELKWLEPEQKEAFYKLKADPDFYAKKWSTDPVSMSGRSSFYNDGTRLMAEVAAGKLPVEKALEQVQDSVQKALNSAAQKESGGG
- a CDS encoding SRPBCC family protein; translated protein: MPVIETSMIIQAPPRLCFDLARSIDVHMQSASQTREKAIAGRTAGLIELGETVTWEAVHFGVKQRLTVKITAMEPPWRFTDEMIRGAFRRFTHTHEFIPQADGTLMIDRFDYDSPLGLLGRLADILFLTRYMEQFLVKRNTVIKEIAEKSASKYLST
- a CDS encoding RNA polymerase sigma factor, which encodes MQFDYLQDMTDGLDRGAVLNELMTAYGTDVWNYAFFLTRRRELADDISQDVFVKVYNRLYTFRGQSSVKTWLLSITRNTARDALRSAWLRRVKLVAYWREKDAGPSAEREALSQQMTGEIWSVVMSLSDKLREVLLLHAHYGLKQEEIAELLGISAGTVKSRLHRARAAVSRKLGNETGEEERT
- a CDS encoding AIM24 family protein, with protein sequence MNITSPPPQGHVRLTLSSEEAVHVLHTKAIIAYRGAPGNREDRFMDLAGAYRKRKWTRARLQGPCEFLLGLPQGCTLETVDIEAGSDLLFDFRHVIFFSDGMTTKSRVQKLRTAWITKELVRMQFGGPGTLGILSLGGIAAVQLHPERPLYVDAGSLVAFPHHAAVRLSVYGNPLASQQMNVQWELTGSGPALVQTGLQDPDLMEQLRGDGVFKRLLRELLPFGSVYIK
- a CDS encoding MBL fold metallo-hydrolase, with protein sequence MKIHFLGTAAAEGFPNAFCRCGACSRARQLGGKNIRSRTSVIIDDTIKFDYSPDSFMQALRDRVDYGALRHLLVTHTHTDHYNAFDLDSRKIGIAHGIDHPLHIYGNDAVMQRTRAAVGSHEGERFAFHLMRPFITAALGEDEIRVTPLPADHDRLETCLLYVVEKEGKSLLYGHDTGWLPDDTWAWLKGKRLDGAILDCTVGFTGNKRERNHMSIETIMEVQRVFREENILSDQGRIVVTHISHNSKLLHEDLTTIFEPAGITVAYDGMVLYL
- a CDS encoding ABC transporter substrate-binding protein yields the protein MSTNSNRKKVKAWMLRFRFRSGPKIARLAVICLAMLVLAAGCSGGGQPAEVKEPLRIAIYNEASYNHSLRDYLEAAFPDLQVEIIPTEYSTADYNITDYRKFLAKLMDEKHPDLIYTYGDDYRYLASEGYLTDLTDDMRKDGIRESDFQQGAIEELKDNPDNRLYGLAPQLYSRVLCYNKDLFRKYGVEEPADGMAWSDIIRLASRFVSAGAVEEGIVGFHSMGANGLGSYVARVAWTEGIQQLGSDSRTVTLNTPAWKSIYSSVLEGYRQGAFGVKEMKERIEGNEAYFDEDAMKEADLFGKGKAAMTIDGIKQCKKDSFETGGVFAPVNSADPGRIAGFVVVDILAIPAAAENKADAWEVVKFMTGDYMAKLLSGTDGISARMSYLTMNTDPQMKKLFQLMPVKTPLIRESIPRSVHTALDEMITREQKELVAGNKTLDEALASMQTEGQQIVDKFWSSGGNT
- a CDS encoding MsnO8 family LLM class oxidoreductase; this translates as MRVSLLDMVPLLEGADAAEAIRQSVKLAQMAERCGFTRFWVSEHHDMPSLASSCPEVLLAYLGVHTSSLRIGSGAVLLPYYKPYKIAEAFHLLATLYPGRIDLGVGRAPGGSAQVSMALSANYLEGVFKLPDALRELSELLDGSFKVEGETVTARPVPRHAPELWMLGTSPKSAQLAAQLGIGYAFGQFMSDHDGREIVRRYRESFQPSARLKEPTAIVAVGAVCAPSEAEAAELAASMPVIGPAPVPGSARRSYAGAPARLAAELKGLADECSADELMLVTAIADYARRQRSLELLSAELLR
- a CDS encoding lactonase family protein codes for the protein MATEQKLYSGIVYIGCYGGSAEPNLYVCGFDETGGTISIKQRLAGIEEASFLAVHPDGRTLYAVSETAESHGEPGGSVYALSIAPGSGELELIGDQLTHGEHPCFVSVSASGNSVYVCNYSGSTAAVLPIDEDGGLLPASQVIGCEGHAGPNPDRQEKSHPHSIRAFEGAPFVYIADLGTDSLHIYKPSEDGLSLHAHRVFKLAPGSGPRHAAFHRDLPYAYVLGELDSSVAVLHVDRESGTLTPVQTVSSLPEDFEGVSFSAEVALSPCGRFLYVSNRGHDSIAVFSIAEGTGELTPVEHVPSGGQNPRHFALSPDGRWLLAANQGSDAVIVFQRDPERAGYGKRTASSASASRYASGFSELDPQTDESVMIR